Proteins encoded together in one Balearica regulorum gibbericeps isolate bBalReg1 chromosome 3, bBalReg1.pri, whole genome shotgun sequence window:
- the KAT14 gene encoding cysteine-rich protein 2-binding protein isoform X1 has protein sequence MQTPSRMANNVHMSGLLSRHDDEATRTSTSEGLEEGEVEGETLLIVESEDQASVDLSHDQSGDSLNSDEGDASWMEEMSYYCEKCQKWIPASQLREQLSYLKGDNFFRFTCSDCSEDGKEQFERLRLTWQQVVMLAMYNLSLEGTGRQGYFRWKEDICAFIEKHWTFLLGSRKKTSTWWSTVAGCLSVGSPLFFRSGAQEFGEPGWWKLVHNKPPTMKPEGEKLSASALKAKAASKPPLDPIITVEGLRKRVSRNPVESAMELKEKRSRTQEAKDIRRAQKEAAGFLDRSTSSTPVKFTSRGRRPDIVLEKGEVIDFSSLSSSDRTPLTSPSPSPSLDFSAPGTPASHSATPSLLSEADLIPDVMPPQALFHDDEEMEGDGVIDPGIEYVPPPSGTAGAGTVIASRKKVKTAEQIKQEVESEEEKTERMEGDSEDPEESNASLQVRGRDKRKPQLEKDTKPRAPKHTSVSIYEEKLLLKRLEACPNAMSMTPEARRLRRKLIVRQAKRERGLPLFDLDQVVNAALLLVDGIYGAKEGGVSRSPVGQATYRTTSQDFRILDRYQTMLPAMKGYRQQTTKFLYRLVGSEDLLTDHSIVSPYTSRVLKPYIRRDYETKPPKLRLLAEIRAYPHRNDLNWKAEPEAPVDYCYVRPNHIPTINSMCHEFFWPGIDLSECLQYPDFSVVVLYKKVIIAFGFMVPDVKYNEAYISFLLVHPEWRRAGIATFMIYHLIQTCMGKDVTLHVSASNPAMLLYQKFGFKTEEYILDFYDKYYPLDSKECKHAFFLRLRR, from the exons ATGCAAACGCCATCTAGGATGGCTAATAATGTTCACATGAGTGGGCTGCTGAGCCGCCACGATGACGAAGCCACCAGGACCTCCACCTCAGAGGGCCTGGAGGAGGGTGAGGTGGAAGGGGAGACCCTCCTGATTGTGGAGTCTGAGGACCAGGCTTCGGTGGATTTATCGCACGACCAGAGTGGGGACTCTCTGAACAGCGACGAGGGTGATGCATCCTGGATGGAGGAGATGTCCTATTACTGTGAGAAGTGCCAGAAGTGGATTCCAGCAA GTCAACTGAGAGAACAGCTCAGCTACCTCAAAGGAGATAACTTTTTCAGATTTACTTGCTCTGACTGCTCAGAAGATGGGAAGGAGCAATTTGAACGGCTGAGATTAACATGGCAACAA GTTGTCATGCTGGCAATGTACAATTTGTCTCTGGAAGGAACAGGCCGTCAAGGGTACTTCAGATGGAAAGAAGATATTTGTGCTTTTATTGAGAAACACTGGACTTTCTTATTAGGGAGCAG GAAAAAGACGTCAACATGGTGGAGCACAGTCGCTGGCTGTCTCTCTGTGGGGAGTCCCTTGTTCTTCCGCTCGGGGGCACAGGAATTTGGAGAACCAGGGTGGTGGAAACTGGTTCATAATAAACCCCCAACAATGAAACCTGAAGGAGAGAAGTTGTCTGCATCTGCACTAAAGGCAAAAG CAGCTTCAAAGCCACCTCTGGATCCCATCATTACTGTGGAAGGACTCAGGAAGCGGGTAAGCCGCAATCCAGTCGAATCGGCCATGGAGCTGAAGGAGAAGAGATCTCGCACTCAGGAAGCCAAGGATATTCGGAGAGCCCAGAAGGAGGCAGCTGGCTTCCTGGACAGGAGTACTTCCTCCACTCCCGTTAAATTCACAAGTCGAGGCCGTCGTCCTGATATTGTCCTTGAGAAAGGAGAGGTGATTGACTTCTCCTCCTTAAGCTCTTCAGATCGTACTCCTCTGACAagcccttctccttccccatctcTGGACTTCTCTGCTCCTGGCACTCCTGCCTCACATTCAGCTACTCCCAGCCTTCTCTCAGAAGCAGATCTCATCCCAGACGTCATGCCACCGCAGGCTCTGTTTCATG ATGACGAGGAGATGGAAGGAGATGGAGTCATAGACCCAGGAATAGAGTACgtgccccctcccagtgggactgctggtgctggcacTGTGAtagcaagcaggaaaaaagtgaagacAGCTGAGCAGATCAAGCAAGAGGTGGagagtgaagaagaaaaaacagaaaggatggAAGGTGACAGTGAAGATCCTGAAGAGTCAAACGCATCACTGCAGGTGAGGGGGCGAGACAAGAGGAAGCCACAGCTGGAGAAGGATACTAAACCCAGAGCTCCCAAGCATACCTCTGTTAGTATctatgaggaaaagctgctgctgaagagacTGGAAGCCTGTCCCAATGCCATGAGCATGACACCAGAGGCCCGTAGACTGAGGCGCAAGCTGATAGTCAGGCAGGCCAAGAGGGAAAGGGGACTGCCACTCTTTGACTTGGACCAGGTTGTGAACGCTGCACTGCTCTTGGTTGATGGGATTTATGGAGCCAAAGAAGGAGGTGTTTCCAGGTCTCCAGTAGGGCAAGCAACATACAGAACTACTAGCCAGGACTTCAGGATCTTGGACAGATACCAG ACAATGCTGCCTGCCATGAAGGGATATCGACAGCAGACAACGAAGTTTCTGTATCGACTGGTAGGCTCAGAAGACCTGCTGACAGACCATAGTATTGTCAGTCCTTACACATCCCGTGTCCTGAAACCTTACATCAG GCGCGATTATGAGACAAAGCCCCCAAAACTCAGGCTGCTGGCAGAAATCCGGGCGTATCCACACAGGAATGATCTCAACTGGAAGGCTGAGCCAGAAGCACCCGTTGATTACTGCTACGTTCGCCCTAATCACATCCCCACTATAAACTCCATGTGCCATGAATTCTTCTGGCCTG gaaTTGATTTGTCAGAATGCCTGCAGTATCCAGACTTCAGCGTTGTCGTCCTTTACAAGAAAGTTATCATCGCCTTTGGCTTTATGGTGCCAGACGTGAAATACAATGAAGCTTACATCTCTTTTCTGTTAGTTCACCCAGAGTGGAGAAGAGCTGGGATTGCAACCTTCATGATTTACCATCTTATCCAG ACCTGCATGGGCAAAG
- the KAT14 gene encoding cysteine-rich protein 2-binding protein isoform X2, whose product MQTPSRMANNVHMSGLLSRHDDEATRTSTSEGLEEGEVEGETLLIVESEDQASVDLSHDQSGDSLNSDEGDASWMEEMSYYCEKCQKWIPASQLREQLSYLKGDNFFRFTCSDCSEDGKEQFERLRLTWQQVVMLAMYNLSLEGTGRQGYFRWKEDICAFIEKHWTFLLGSRKKTSTWWSTVAGCLSVGSPLFFRSGAQEFGEPGWWKLVHNKPPTMKPEGEKLSASALKAKASKPPLDPIITVEGLRKRVSRNPVESAMELKEKRSRTQEAKDIRRAQKEAAGFLDRSTSSTPVKFTSRGRRPDIVLEKGEVIDFSSLSSSDRTPLTSPSPSPSLDFSAPGTPASHSATPSLLSEADLIPDVMPPQALFHDDEEMEGDGVIDPGIEYVPPPSGTAGAGTVIASRKKVKTAEQIKQEVESEEEKTERMEGDSEDPEESNASLQVRGRDKRKPQLEKDTKPRAPKHTSVSIYEEKLLLKRLEACPNAMSMTPEARRLRRKLIVRQAKRERGLPLFDLDQVVNAALLLVDGIYGAKEGGVSRSPVGQATYRTTSQDFRILDRYQTMLPAMKGYRQQTTKFLYRLVGSEDLLTDHSIVSPYTSRVLKPYIRRDYETKPPKLRLLAEIRAYPHRNDLNWKAEPEAPVDYCYVRPNHIPTINSMCHEFFWPGIDLSECLQYPDFSVVVLYKKVIIAFGFMVPDVKYNEAYISFLLVHPEWRRAGIATFMIYHLIQTCMGKDVTLHVSASNPAMLLYQKFGFKTEEYILDFYDKYYPLDSKECKHAFFLRLRR is encoded by the exons ATGCAAACGCCATCTAGGATGGCTAATAATGTTCACATGAGTGGGCTGCTGAGCCGCCACGATGACGAAGCCACCAGGACCTCCACCTCAGAGGGCCTGGAGGAGGGTGAGGTGGAAGGGGAGACCCTCCTGATTGTGGAGTCTGAGGACCAGGCTTCGGTGGATTTATCGCACGACCAGAGTGGGGACTCTCTGAACAGCGACGAGGGTGATGCATCCTGGATGGAGGAGATGTCCTATTACTGTGAGAAGTGCCAGAAGTGGATTCCAGCAA GTCAACTGAGAGAACAGCTCAGCTACCTCAAAGGAGATAACTTTTTCAGATTTACTTGCTCTGACTGCTCAGAAGATGGGAAGGAGCAATTTGAACGGCTGAGATTAACATGGCAACAA GTTGTCATGCTGGCAATGTACAATTTGTCTCTGGAAGGAACAGGCCGTCAAGGGTACTTCAGATGGAAAGAAGATATTTGTGCTTTTATTGAGAAACACTGGACTTTCTTATTAGGGAGCAG GAAAAAGACGTCAACATGGTGGAGCACAGTCGCTGGCTGTCTCTCTGTGGGGAGTCCCTTGTTCTTCCGCTCGGGGGCACAGGAATTTGGAGAACCAGGGTGGTGGAAACTGGTTCATAATAAACCCCCAACAATGAAACCTGAAGGAGAGAAGTTGTCTGCATCTGCACTAAAGGCAAAAG CTTCAAAGCCACCTCTGGATCCCATCATTACTGTGGAAGGACTCAGGAAGCGGGTAAGCCGCAATCCAGTCGAATCGGCCATGGAGCTGAAGGAGAAGAGATCTCGCACTCAGGAAGCCAAGGATATTCGGAGAGCCCAGAAGGAGGCAGCTGGCTTCCTGGACAGGAGTACTTCCTCCACTCCCGTTAAATTCACAAGTCGAGGCCGTCGTCCTGATATTGTCCTTGAGAAAGGAGAGGTGATTGACTTCTCCTCCTTAAGCTCTTCAGATCGTACTCCTCTGACAagcccttctccttccccatctcTGGACTTCTCTGCTCCTGGCACTCCTGCCTCACATTCAGCTACTCCCAGCCTTCTCTCAGAAGCAGATCTCATCCCAGACGTCATGCCACCGCAGGCTCTGTTTCATG ATGACGAGGAGATGGAAGGAGATGGAGTCATAGACCCAGGAATAGAGTACgtgccccctcccagtgggactgctggtgctggcacTGTGAtagcaagcaggaaaaaagtgaagacAGCTGAGCAGATCAAGCAAGAGGTGGagagtgaagaagaaaaaacagaaaggatggAAGGTGACAGTGAAGATCCTGAAGAGTCAAACGCATCACTGCAGGTGAGGGGGCGAGACAAGAGGAAGCCACAGCTGGAGAAGGATACTAAACCCAGAGCTCCCAAGCATACCTCTGTTAGTATctatgaggaaaagctgctgctgaagagacTGGAAGCCTGTCCCAATGCCATGAGCATGACACCAGAGGCCCGTAGACTGAGGCGCAAGCTGATAGTCAGGCAGGCCAAGAGGGAAAGGGGACTGCCACTCTTTGACTTGGACCAGGTTGTGAACGCTGCACTGCTCTTGGTTGATGGGATTTATGGAGCCAAAGAAGGAGGTGTTTCCAGGTCTCCAGTAGGGCAAGCAACATACAGAACTACTAGCCAGGACTTCAGGATCTTGGACAGATACCAG ACAATGCTGCCTGCCATGAAGGGATATCGACAGCAGACAACGAAGTTTCTGTATCGACTGGTAGGCTCAGAAGACCTGCTGACAGACCATAGTATTGTCAGTCCTTACACATCCCGTGTCCTGAAACCTTACATCAG GCGCGATTATGAGACAAAGCCCCCAAAACTCAGGCTGCTGGCAGAAATCCGGGCGTATCCACACAGGAATGATCTCAACTGGAAGGCTGAGCCAGAAGCACCCGTTGATTACTGCTACGTTCGCCCTAATCACATCCCCACTATAAACTCCATGTGCCATGAATTCTTCTGGCCTG gaaTTGATTTGTCAGAATGCCTGCAGTATCCAGACTTCAGCGTTGTCGTCCTTTACAAGAAAGTTATCATCGCCTTTGGCTTTATGGTGCCAGACGTGAAATACAATGAAGCTTACATCTCTTTTCTGTTAGTTCACCCAGAGTGGAGAAGAGCTGGGATTGCAACCTTCATGATTTACCATCTTATCCAG ACCTGCATGGGCAAAG
- the PET117 gene encoding protein PET117 homolog, mitochondrial — protein sequence MSRSSRAVLAVSALLSAATVVAVHVQQRRERERLHSGVLRDLERQNQKKENIRLLEEQIALTKQLMEERDKALMEKGSQQS from the exons aTGTCGAGGAGCTCCCGGGCGGTGCTGGCCGTCTCCGCGCTGCTCTCCGCCGCCACCGTGGTGGCCGTACACGTCCAGCAGCGGCGGGAGCGGGAG aggcTGCACAGTGGAGTTCTCAGAGATCTTGAGCgtcaaaatcagaaaaaggagaatattCGCCTGCTAGAAGAGCAGATTGCTTTGACAAAGCAGCTTATGGAAGAAAGAGACAAGGCGCTAATGGAAAAAGGGTCCCAGCAGTCCTAG